In a genomic window of Gossypium arboreum isolate Shixiya-1 chromosome 7, ASM2569848v2, whole genome shotgun sequence:
- the LOC108487211 gene encoding uncharacterized protein LOC108487211: MKSQVAFTDEDDCESCTLAYCWWRTATKFDECAKLKLDFPDVSILTPRLRLLRELERLALIAPDGLNELRHKLLGYRSGDFWVPIGGINKEDMDIPSLNTILLVGFSGSGKSSLINLMYSILGRSGLIPFAQTSSGSCSNYTTMYMEEHNVLRSMRSGFCVYDSRGFDYGRTREALEELSSWMSEGVHHNQLCLRYRDSKMMTDDMENNDMGSSSKFVLRRVNCVIVIANMAEIYQALKAGDLKPLEAIRQLFCCAALRKSNENPLVILTHGDLLSTEERIDGRLKICECLDISETNGVYDIVCLTEYGFLEEECDPVSAYALTEVVYRALLISDRGQLPKKRFHHRALLILLCLVRFIGVCFAFLADVCSKLGEKEKLRI; the protein is encoded by the exons ATGAAAAGCCAAGTAGCTTTCACTGATGAGGACGACTGTGAGTCATGTACATTGGCATACTGTTGGTGGCGAACAGCTACTAAATTCGATGAATGTGCTAAGCTGAAGCTGGACTTTCCTGACGTTTCCATTCTAACGCCTAGGCTGAGACTGCTTAGAGAATTGGAGAGATTGGCTCTCATTGCGCCTGATGGACTAAACGAGCTTCGCCACAAGCTTCTTGGGTATCGTTCAGGTGATTTCTGGGTACCCATTGGAGGTATCAACAAGGAAGATATGGATATTCCTTCCTTGAACACTATTCTCTTGGTGGGATTCTCTGGTTCCGGCAAGAGCTCCCTTATAAATCTTATGTACAGTATTCTTGGTCGGTCTGGCTTAATACCCTTTGCTCAAACATCATCAG GAAGTTGTTCCAATTACACAACCATGTACATGGAAGAACACAATGTCCTGAGATCAATGCGAAGCGGTTTCTGCGTTTACGATTCAAGAGGGTTCGATTATGGTAGAACAAGGGAGGCATTGGAGGAATTATCGAGTTGGATGAGTGAAGGGGTTCATCATAATCAGCTTTGCTTGAGATATCGCGACAGCAAAATGATGACAGACGATATGGAAAATAATGACATGGGATCGTCTTCAAAGTTCGTGCTGAGAAGAGTGAATTGCGTGATAGTGATAGCTAACATGGCAGAGATTTACCAAGCTTTAAAAGCAGGCGATTTGAAGCCATTAGAGGCCATCAGGCAGCTCTTCTGCTGCGCTGCTTTGCGAAAAAGCA ATGAAAACCCTCTCGTGATCTTGACACACGGTGACTTGTTATCCACCGAAGAGAGGATCGATGGCAGGCTGAAGATATGTGAATGTCTGGATATATCGGAGACAAATGGCGTTTATGACATAGTATGCCTTACAGAATACGGATTTCTCGAAGAAGAATGTGATCCAGTGTCAGCCTATGCCTTAACTGAAGTTGTGTACAGGGCACTGCTTATCTCAGATAGAGGACAGCTCCCAAAGAAAAGATTCCATCACCGGGCATTGTTGATATTACTATGCCTTGTACGTTTCATCGGTGTATGCTTTGCTTTCCTAGCTGATGTTTGTTCCAAACTTGGGGAGAAGGAGAAACTGAGGATATGA